Part of the Aquarana catesbeiana isolate 2022-GZ linkage group LG12, ASM4218655v1, whole genome shotgun sequence genome, agagcacatggcggagtcacagcaggtgcgtgataattgcaggaacgaggaggaggaggaggaaagcccggatccggacatgtcccgatccagaaggagacgttttaaggccacaaatatgtcctttggggagatgttggagatggtcgacatcatgaagaagtccgactatgacggaaagtatgggccttaccccaaccccaatatcagaaaggccaagatcatggccaaagtgatcaaaagtctgcagaagaatttcggggtacgacgatcgaaagatcagctcaggaagcggtggtcggacctgaaattgagagagccagagcagtaccgaaagatccggagagtgctgcaaaaaagtaagtagttgtgctgtgttcctattctttctgtctttattccgttcgtgctgctccatgcttttattaattgtacgtttaatgttcatgggcccattattcgttcgtatcaaacatttttcttttggcctctaaaacaccattgtttaggccatatgcattttcccacattttttttgggcctacttggatgccaaatatttgtttgtgtagatgggtttgttaccagaatgaaatgcaaactagattctgtgtaaggagaggacactgagcagctgttttcacatctggacactggagcactagtgtgggaccccagaacaccatttttattagggggccacacaggtgctccagtgtatactatagggggggctacatctgtgaagcttgtaccaaaacaggtaaagtattgcagcttgacaaagggcattaaaaaaaaatacatcttggaactctgctaaaatagacaaatatctgtgtgctaattataccatttttgttttacataggggagaaaagactcagaggacacccctcatccgaggagaccacagaccccccacctctggaagaaggggaactaacaccaacccaagaagagcagaaggaagaagatgtggtggagattggcaccacaacaggtgagtgtctgcgaccacaggctcaggtaaaagagatggatggtggcagatttttgatacctgtttttgttttgtttctctctttttaggtgatcgtgatgtgagggatccagaacgtttcacatcagaaagtgcccagatcctgatcggggagatcatggggtgtaatgtagaactgcaaaacatacagcaaaaaatcaatgatgtgattaaaaaaaataataacatcattgatgttttggggcaaatttaaaaccccacaaaatcactttttggattgtggtccaatcttttaaaactttttgcaatgttttgaaaagccaaatttggaggatgcacacagcgtgtcaacatgtgctatctgccatcacgggagataaatggacgcgttttgggggtgcaaccccttcctcaattattaagtagcgttgaggaagggcttgctccccccaaaacacgtcccttgatcccccctgatggcagatagcacatgttgacattcgtaaattggtgtgcatcttccaaatttggcttttccaggggtgattttcccccatctgaacgctatatcaaacccagttcctaaatactgatgtctgatatagccttcaggttttacctaatgtgaactttgtaagttcaagttttttgtctttcttgttggttttacacaggcctgttttacctgaaatggacatttcgatttttgataatgctactgcaaaaattgttatacaacaaacatgttggtttgttttaaaaacctttggtaaatgcacatgtgattgtgcaggtataaaaaagttgcttactcaagaatgtgtggattattgtctcaacactacaatacaacacttttggggtgatttaattgctgttttcagcaaaaatgggggttatttcctaagggcaaatcctctttgcagtacaagtgcagtttcagtgcagttgcacttgtagtgaaatgtgtttttgcatttaggaaataacagccaacagtgctttgtataaggttacacaatcacgacattttctggactcaacacatttctgtcagggtcagctaaaacaaacacaagcagtaaatgtccaccaagaatttcttttttttttttttttattataaaaaggcttcacagattgtctggcatattgatagcccccctacccgcaaagaactccaggtagcgtaaccggacatcacgggcactcagggagggcaagccaggacggccactttcaagcgccgtcagtgtggtttgatgtaggattctggcctcaggcccaattgagccagcatagttggccgaatgtttccttaaaaagttatggagaacacagcacgccagcatAATATGGTtcggtttatactccgccatatggatgggtgtcagaaatagtcagaaccggctggccaggattccaaatgtgttctccaccactcttcgggctctggccagctggtaattaaaaaccctctgttccggggtgagggtcctcattgggaatggccgcatcaggtggtcccccagcgcaaacgcttcatcagcaacgaacacaaatgggagtccttccacattgtcctctggagctggcaagtccaagctgccattctggagacgcctgtagaactccgtctgggcgatgactccaccatcggacatccggccattcttccccacgtccacatacaagaagtcgtaattagccgacaccaccgccaacatcactatactattaaaccccttgtaattataatagtatgaccccgagttgggtggtgggacgatgtggacgtgtttccccatcaattgcccctccgcagttaggaaagtcccaccgctcggcaaagtgggaggccacagtctgccattcctgtggcgtggaaggaaactgttgaggaaaaaacaataaacattactatttttactctgaaacatggcaagcagattatacacaaacattatgggacaACCTCCaaatagcatttactaaggggaatttaacaaggccaaagtataaggtacacctatcatatttccccccccccccacccacccctctcatgggccatttctaacattatagagggtgtgtggaaatcttggacaggtaaccctcttcacttcattgagagatgaatgcctaaataatgggtattactttgaacagaccctccttagttacactattggcagaccactggacaggtaagaagtgtcataatacaaagatataaatacacattgtacacatttgaggacatttggacattctgctattacctatcaagataataataggatacaaaaactttaaacaataccattggaaagtatacaggcaggcccttgcactacatgctttggggaattcatccatacatctgagcactaaagagatgggtatagtgtgtatgggtttggcaaagtcagcagatagatgattgaggatagagaattgggatcagctgacttagcagttgggggagggagggttactaaaaattatttggggacaccacaaaaaaaacctctggcactctgcctgaatttaaaacaaaaataacatttccaaacattttagggggtgtttggggtaaagcactactatggagctgataaaatacattgttaagtgactacatgaggtgaatatagggccaggagacaccatgctggggaggttagtgaagggcaaatatgtatgaaggacctaaaataataattacataaaactccagcatgcatgagaacaaaggggacattcacagcatattacaatcatggtaattagggaatgaggaaagaaatacaatatattagcaaacattcaatacaataaaatgtgatattaaaggataaaaatcttaccttcatatattccttctgcaggacctggatgatggcagaacaggtctctgggataatgatccccagagcctggggggagatgcctgtcgagaacttcaagtcctgcaggcttctccctgtggccaaataccgcagggtagcgaccaacctctgctccggagtgatggctgagcctcatgcaggtatcctgcctgctgatatagggggtcagcgaagccaacaaacggtgaaacacggggtccgtcatccggagaaagttcctgaaatcatcaggattattctcacggatctcacagagcaaaggcatatgagagaactggtcacgctgaagcaaccaattcttggtccatgaactcctccccaccctgttcatggactggacttgtgtcaaggttaggaccccaacaccaagcccccgcacagcacgaactctacgaggagtacgcatacgaaacatggctagaaaacggtcggctgctcagaacgaagtaacagaacgcactgaagaacagcaaggcctgtgaagagcgatctgaaaaacagtaacgaacgaacaagaatacaatgactaagtcacacggaacttgcttgcacgcactgaagagcagatacaaacccacaagcacaaactgaatggcagaaaacgatctgaaagccacgagtctgaaaaagcgcgaatcgtctctcaccaaacttttactaacacgagattagcaaaaggagcccaaagggtgccgcgcttggttctgaaccggccttttctagtctcgtcgtacgtggtgtatgtgaccgcgtggttggcgatcggaaattccgacaactttgtgcgaccgtgtgtagacaaaataagtttgagccaacatccgtcggaaaaaatcctaggattttgtcggaatgtccgaacaaagtccgaccgtgtgtacgccctataagagatcATTTCGTTTAAAAACCAGAGAAAATATGTTAACCAGACACATTCCAGTTGTAATATTGCAGATAAACATATTATAGGCATATATTGTGTTGTGGTAATTGAGGGATTTTCTCAGTGCTGTACTGGGGCCATTGAACATAGAAAATATATGCATCAGATGATCTATTAAAGTAATACAAAATTACTATATTATTACCTATATAGAAAGAAAGGTTATGTAAATATTGACCACTGAATTATTCATTACTGTCTTTTCAGGTATCTTGCAATACGTTATCCATTGCGTTCCCGGGAATTGCGCACTCCCAAGAATGCCCTGATGGCTATCACTCTAATCTGGAGCTTGTCATTGATCTTTTCTGGACCTTATCTCAGCTACTACCAAGAGTTTCAGCTGTCTAATCTAACTGTATGCCACCCAGTTTGGCAAATCTCACATCGCAAGACCATGGACCTTTGTACTTTTGTCTTCAGCTATGTCATTCCTGTGCTGATTCTCAGTCTCACCTATGCCCGTACTATACGATACCTTTGGACATCTGTAGACCCTATTGAAGATATGTCAGAATCCAAGAGGGCAAAGAGAAGAGTGACTCGCATGATCATCATTGTTGCTGTGTTATTCTGCCTTTGTTGGCTTCCCCACCACTTGGTCATTCTTTGTGTCTGGTTTGGATACTTCCCCCTTAATAATTTTACATATGCCCTTCGTATTCTGTCACATCTGGTGTCTTATGCAAATTCTTGTGTTAATCCAGTGGTGTATGCTTTGGTCTCTAAGCACTTCCGAAAGGGGTTCCGGAAGATATTTCGCTGTCTGCTATTGCGCCAGAGGGCAGCCAATAAGATCCATGTGGTCCCTGCCGCCCATGTTGGTGTCAGCACTTTGGAGGTGGCATGCACAGAAGTGACTCAATTAAGTGAGGGCCCCTTGCATTGCTCTGCCTGTTGTCAGGATCCTGGGAGTCCTTGGGAGGAGACAGAGAGAGCTGGTGATAAAAGAGGCCCGGCATTCCTCAGATTTAATATTACATAGCTAACAGAGACATGGTGAAAAGGCACCAGTAGTAATATACTAAGTTCTGCTTATGAAAGATTTTGGGCTCTGATTCAAGACATCACCATGCTGTAATTAAGCAACCATTCATATACTGCATAGCATAGTAAAAGATGCAATAAAGAATAATAATTCTTAGCAACGAGTTGTAGACTAGTTGTAGTGCCTAACCACACTGAACATCAGCAGATCATGTCTGGTTGCTTACAAAGCTATATTATAAATAGTTTAAATGGACATTATTAGCTGAATATTGTACTTTCCAATCACTTATTACACATTAGTGTTCTTTTCAGTATGGTATTGATCTTTTTCCTGTATAGGAAAAAATAAATGTAACGCTGTGCCTTATTTGAAGAAATCAGTGCCCTTCCCCTCCACCTTGGCCTGTAGCCTCCAAATTTCTGTACATATTGCTGTGCAATCCATGGCCAGCACTAGGCCACCACTAGGAGCTCTTGAGAGACAGGAGAGGGATAAAATACCTCTTGTGGAATTTGGAGACTGCTTCTTCAACAACATAGAAGGATGTCAAGACAACCCAGAAGGCTGCAAGCCATGGTAAAGGGATAATGCTAATTACTTCAAATTGAGGTACAAAGCCCTTTTTTTCTTCTGAAAGGCAACatagagttgtgctcataagtttacataccctggcagaatttatgatttcttggcaatttttcagagaatatgaataacacagaAACATTTCTTTCAATCATATATAGTATGATGACTGCGCTTAAGACAATAGATAGGTATGCTGCCCCCCTAAAGAAGGGGTACTTCAAAGATAAGCATATAGATAGaatggggtgatggcgctccctataTTGGTTATAGTGGACTTGAATAAGTGTAAGAGGGAAAAATTAAGAGCCAATGTACTGGCTCTACAGTGGGGGGTGCCCCACCCAAATATAAACTTGGgatgaaagaaaaacacagac contains:
- the GALR2 gene encoding galanin receptor type 2, which translates into the protein MNVSILISSSDSYHPESILIPVLYSLIFLVGTVGNSLVLAVLLRNGKINNTTNLFILNLGVADLCFIIFCVPFQATIYTLDSWVFGPFMCKAVHFFIYLTMYASSFTLTTVSLDRYLAIRYPLRSRELRTPKNALMAITLIWSLSLIFSGPYLSYYQEFQLSNLTVCHPVWQISHRKTMDLCTFVFSYVIPVLILSLTYARTIRYLWTSVDPIEDMSESKRAKRRVTRMIIIVAVLFCLCWLPHHLVILCVWFGYFPLNNFTYALRILSHLVSYANSCVNPVVYALVSKHFRKGFRKIFRCLLLRQRAANKIHVVPAAHVGVSTLEVACTEVTQLSEGPLHCSACCQDPGSPWEETERAGDKRGPAFLRFNIT